Proteins found in one Leishmania major strain Friedlin complete genome, chromosome 35 genomic segment:
- a CDS encoding conserved hypothetical protein (previous protein_id=AAZ14244.1): MSSVLTGALAYGSSVFTIVALYPYRDFVKSADLRHLPCAKDLGDYCAKRYRGMLGSLSQPMLLAAPHAALYFGYVFATGGAAGAFLGGLLFGYTKTFVRTVAHRMNGGGFRYSKPVQRGYSGLLDCIVLNAKQYGVLSFFPGALAASAVGVIWYGISLAVLQQTYSRSFGEDLWNAFRVHALLTFLTAPVRNTMRSSMYPSERSGGIHAVRDYVATEAAVFREAGGVFLSMARDEGLRFFFNGTLRTTFKSSVPFAVTYALFKAIGGSIGLPTGGAYRGGRTGRPFSRRF; encoded by the coding sequence ATGTCTTCTGTGCTCACGGGGGCCTTGGCGTatggcagcagcgtcttTACCATCGTTGCACTGTACCCGTATCGTGACTTTGTGAAGTCAGCCGATTTGCGTCATCTGCCGTGCGCGAAGGATCTGGGAGACTACTGCGCAAAGCGATACAGAGGTATGCTTGGAAGCCTCTCGCAGCCAATGCTGTTGGCAGCACCGCATGCAGCGTTGTACTTCGGGTACGTGTTTGCCacgggcggcgccgccggcgcctttCTTGGCGGCTTGCTATTCGGATACACCAAAACGTTTGTGCGGACAGTTGCCCATCGCATGAATGGTGGTGGCTTTCGTTACAGCAAGCCAGTGCAGCGCGGGTACTCAGGCCTACTGGACTGCATCGTGCTTAACGCGAAGCAGTATGGTGTGCTCTCATTTTTTCCTGGAGCGCTGGCGGCGTCCGCAGTGGGGGTGATTTGGTACGGCATTTCTCTTGCAGTACTGCAGCAGACATACAGCCGGTCTTTCGGCGAAGACCTGTGGAACGCCTTTCGCGTCCATGCACTCCTGACTTTTCTCACAGCACCGGTGCGCAACACAATGCGCTCGTCCATGTACCCTAGCGAGCGCTCCGGCGGCATTCACGCAGTGCGGGATTACGTGGCGACTGAGGCGGCTGTCTTTCGCGAGGCAGGAGGCGTTTTTCTTTCTATGGCGCGGGATGAGGGCTTGCGTTTCTTTTTCAATGGAACACTACGCACCACATTCAAAAGCTCTGTCCCTTTTGCAGTGACGTATGCTCTCTTCAAGGCCATAGGCGGGTCCATCGGGCTTCCAACCGGCGGCGCCTATCGTGGCGGCCGCACTGGGCGTCCCTTTTCTCGGCGGTTTTAG
- a CDS encoding conserved hypothetical protein (previous protein_id=AAZ14235.1), whose translation MQAKEVWGVLLRAAECAARQASSGAEAAVEDTVADELVPYPHLSSEETTFVRNCAFNLSRFAALCEGAFQGYRDCYKRNSTYRPSMYLVAYLLIFQYRALGGATVREMFEGSMPKPRLCEFVEFLLFSESVSRYAVPLWRAVYDDSFIQHHVLAPLSSVAEDATHDVLEWFRRQPSQSATAVACPAAEEAAALGTTHRTFRPSSTAVASRPLAGARLPPHEVREMVFTVPEPRLPRIKTSPAPANAPLKRAPTTPVGFSFHQREAAVSAAHSEKAAERLTSADQDTAHEGARLSPAQLRTMLSTSKSVPTTVAALWRERRVRERQRDNTERTLRELEVTVHDSTEFDLWRQAQLEQEERRRQMEVLQRHLRAIEASDRARVQRERTTQAHRRQIQRMKVQYQADVQAHKREQEHALSEHEQHAQQLRSELSRNCAAAVERVAAEKSALAAQVKHESKQLRVAAEEAEEHRRTNQVLVIQEIHLLRERLREKHAAMGAERRRAWADGEADAALGRMSQAELRDALERLREEVAADEDSRRQWVAEVRSRTREKHERLERECIRGREKQRRIRQANLTQRMAHRAAVEAERIQVERARMAQFHEKLEIRLQAKRDAHRAAHEAERQRRNEVLLRAQDGASMERKRWTQYEAGLVRRAEGEQLRVLKEAQHFA comes from the coding sequence ATGCAGGCCAAAGAGGTCTGGGGCGTGCTGCTCCGTGCCGCGGAGTGTGCCGCAAGGCAAGCGAGCAGCGGAGCGGAAGCTGCTGTGGAGGACACCGTGGCGGATGAACTGGTACCCTACCCACACCTGAGCAGTGAGGAAACCACGTTTGTCCGCAACTGCGCCTTCAACCTTTCGAGGTTTGCGGCTCTGTGCGAAGGTGCTTTTCAGGGGTATCGGGACTGCTACAAGCGCAACAGTACCTACCGACCATCCATGTATCTTGTCGCTTATCTCCTCATCTTTCAGTACCGCGCGCTCGGCGGCGCGACTGTTCGTGAGATGTTTGAGGGTAGCATGCCGAAGCCTCGCCTCTGCGAGTTTGTGGAGTTTCTCTTATTCAGCGAGTCTGTGTCGCGCTACGCAGTTCCGCTGTGGCGAGCCGTCTACGATGACTCATTCATTCAGCACCACGTTCTAGCCCCCCTATCCTCGGTCGCCGAGGACGCGACGCATGACGTCTTGGAGTGGTTTCGCCGACAGCCATCCCAgtcggcgacagcggtggcgtgccctgcggcggaggaggccgctGCTCTAGGTACCACGCACCGCACCTTTCGTCCCTCTTcaacggcggtggcgtcgcgaCCGCTAGCCGGTGCGCGTTTGCCTCCACACGAGGTGCGTGAAATGGTCTTCACAGTGCCAGAGCCGCGCCTGCCGCGCATCAAGACCAGCCCAGCCCCAGCAAACGCTCCACTGAAGAGGGCCCCAACGACGCCTGTCGGATTCTCCTTTCATCAGCGCGAGGCTGCCGTTTCTGCCGCTCACTCTGAAAAAGCGGCGGAGCGCTTGACCAGTGCAGACCAAGACACAGCACACGAGGGAGCGCGTCTGTcacctgcgcagctgcgcaccatGCTTTCCACATCGAAGTCGGTGCCCAccaccgtggcggcgctctggcgagagaggcgggtgCGAGAGCGTCAGCGGGACAACACGGAGAGAACGCTGCGGGAGCTGGAGGTGACGGTGCACGATTCGACGGAGTTCGACCTGTGGCGCCAGGCTCAACTAGAAcaggaggagcggcggcgccagatGGAGGTATTGCAGCGCCACCTTCGTGCCATTGAGGCTTCGGACCGAGCACGAGTCCAGCGTGAGCGAACGACGCAGGCCCACCGGCGACAGATTCAGAGGATGAAGGTGCAGTACCAGGCGGACGTGCAGGCCCATAAGCGAGAGCAGGAGCACGCGCTGAgcgagcacgagcagcatgctcagcagctgcgcagcgagctCTCTCGCaactgcgctgctgcggtcgaGAGGGTGGCGGCAGAGAAAAGTGCCCTGGCGGCTCAGGTGAAGCATGAGTCGAAGCAGCTACGCGTtgctgcggaggaggcggaggagcaccGCCGAACAAACCAGGTCTTGGTGATTCAGGAGATCCATTTGCTGCGCGAACGGCTGCGGGAGAAGCACGCGGCGATGGGAGCTGAGAGGCGCCGGGCCTGGGCGGACGGAGAGGCCGACGCCGCCTTAGGCCGCATGTCGCAGGCCGAGCTCCGTGACGCGCTGGAGCGCCTCCGCGAAGAGGTTGCGGCCGATGAGGATTCACGGCGGCAATGGGTGGCTGAGGTACGCAGTCGCACGCGGGAGAAGCATGAACGTCTCGAACGCGAGTGCATTCGTGGGCGCGAGAAGCAGCGACGAATCCGTCAGGCAAACCTGACGCAGCGCATGGCCCAcagggcggcggtggaggcggagcggatcCAAGTGGAGAGGGCGCGAATGGCGCAGTTCCATGAAAAGCTGGAAATCCGACTTCAAGCCAAGCGTGATGCCCACCGCGCCGCGCACGAGGCGGAGCGACAGCGCAGAAACGAAGTCTTGCTACGCGCCCAAGACGGTGCTTCAATGGAGCGCAAGCGATGGACACAGTACGAGGCAGGCCTGGTGCGACGCGCAGAAGGTGAGCAGCTGAGGGTACTCAAAGAGGCTCAGCATTTCGCGTAG
- a CDS encoding conserved hypothetical protein (previous protein_id=AAZ14241.1) has translation MFIVDWIAAGVVAVLVLFLAVYVVCRYSAEEEDGDAWLPRVLVIVTLCVACYMVLLLPLEVALRGDRPSFDFTWAWKGLLIAAYSLLFVGGPFAFVFYESWSPTQSSVWTQVRPSLAVVVATNAMFAAAFGALWLWGDHLDTKDGTLTHVPAFVYFVTTTSSFGWCFFFIFAGVGLAAVPLRAVAAFFNRPRPITKAEYELARAKLNMEVQHLLDAGRRLDAQVGAGRPNQKQRQKMLLFRREVRDVERQSERNETAYHLSGAYILRCYMAAAMGVVNGVVTVLWVLHILLSNILNVFPLMDRMICFLNGLLPMLATLVYAYCAMYLMWCTVVGCRSVSGHVLILPVYPLRVRETMLNALLFNSLLLLCSAFAVLHLCVVSFSTYAASTFLHNVFVVTLPHMFGVKYVAQGLQYALLAVFALSIPWLTVCPRCMTGAASDEDEDDGFV, from the coding sequence ATGTTCATTGTGGACTGGATTGCTGCTGGCGTTGTCGCCGTACTGgttctcttcctcgccgtATACGTCGTTTGCAGGTACAgcgcagaagaggaggatggCGATGCGTGGCTCCCGCGAGTGCTCGTGATAGTGACGCTCTGTGTGGCCTGCTACATGGTGCTGCTACTGCCCCTGGAGGTGGCACTGAGGGGTGATAGGCCGTCTTTCGACTTCACCTGGGCCTGGAAGGGGTTGCTGATTGCCGCGTactctcttttgtttgtggGCGGGCCGTTCGCTTTTGTATTCTACGAAAGCTGGTCGCCGACGCAAAGCAGCGTGTGGACGCAGGTGCGTCCGTCcctggcggtggtggtagcTACGAATGCAATGTTTGCAGCTGCTTTTGGCGCCTTGTGGCTGTGGGGTGATCACCTCGACACAAAGGACGGAACCCTCACGCATGTGCCGGCGTTTGTGTACTTTGTGACCACCACCTCTTCGTTTGGCTGGTGCTTCTTTTTCATTTTCGCCGGGGTGggcctcgctgctgtgccgctccgtgccgttgccgccttTTTCAACCGCCCGCGCCCGATCACCAAGGCGGAGTACGAACTGGCTCGTGCCAAGCTGAACATGGAGGTTCAGCACCTTCTCGACGCGGGGCGACGTCTCGATGCGCAAGTCGGAGCTGGCCGCCCCAATCAAAAACAGCGCCAGAAGATGCTCCTCTTCAGGCGCGAGGTGCGGGACGTCGAACGGCAAAGCGAGCGCAACGAGACCGCGTACCATCTCTCCGGCGCCTACATACTTCGTTGCTACATGGCGGCTGCGATGGGTGTCGTCAACGGTGTTGTGACTGTACTGTGGGTGCTTCACATTCTTTTGTCCAACATACTGAATGTGTTCCCGCTGATGGACCGCATGATTTGCTTCTTGAACGGCCTCCTTCCGATGCTGGCTACGCTGGTCTACGCCTACTGCGCCATGTACCTCATGTGGTGCACCGTTGTCGGCTGTCGCTCAGTGAGCGGACACGTGCTTATTCTCCCTGTGTATCCTTTGAGAGTCCGTGAAACTATGCTCAATGCGCTCTTGTTCAATTCACTGTTGCTGCTTTGCTCAGCGTTCGCCGTGCTGCACCTGTGCGTCGTGAGCTTCTCCACTTACGCAGCATCCACTTTTCTGCACAATGTTTTTGTGGTCACCCTTCCTCACATGTTCGGGGTCAAGTATGTCGCTCAAGGCCTCCAATATGCACTACTTGCTGTTTTCGCGCTCTCCATTCCGTGGCTTACGGTGTGTCCGCGGTGCATGACCGGCGCGGcgagcgacgaggacgaggatgaTGGGTTCGTTTAG
- the HKT1 gene encoding Trk system potassium uptake protein (previous protein_id=AAZ14237.1), giving the protein MPSGVNVPATLHRQVLPFEGGEQPPLTPLPTAPRDDYSRTSQLLFEVPVLLPLTADQRHLIKQLDFFKKWYLFCHFVYICTWILIGFLGLLAMVPHLATVDAFFVAVSSVCNCGLQSVDVGEWSAGATLFRHFLLLPGGVVITSSFQPLLRLFMLHRVRHVFYPEEKDTPQEALLRTKKRAEARRLHYAALVSAITPFVYFVVVNGALMTLLWDLNVSHLSAFDVFCMTLASFHSSIFLPMEAYARDAAVTGLVTAACALGFTAFPVLLRFFMLCEWCLLWAVRRLTGLLCRCVELCRSPLDDTSDGEERSASETEDISAALLHAPSHHSYSLLRCLDNMDAAFREAMSSKEPGTFHPFLFRPSETVFLGFAWCALTLMQAAPFWYEQWDGVLHGHTWQYKIYLSLCQAAVVRFAAASFVPLLEYSNAHVAVTILAMYLPALPISTDRTYRKWRQMFRTSVVRLLTSRLFWLFTGMVLILFAEEAEMRAQLLKSRFDIMTRTLFEVISAYAGCGLSLSLPDSNVSFVGCTDSFCKLIIAAVILGGRHRFVDLGIDLGFSSLQSDVDATSSSERISSSQM; this is encoded by the coding sequence ATGCCATCTGGTGTTAACGTGCCTGCCACGCTCCACCGTCAGGTGCTCCCCTTCGAGGGAGGTGAGCAACCGCCACTGACGCCGCTTCCCACGGCTCCCAGAGATGACTACTCTCGCACCTCCCAGCTCTTGTTTGAGGTGCCTGTGCTTCTGCCTCTCACTGCCGACCAGCGGCACCTCATTAAGCAGCTCGATTTCTTCAAGAAATGGTACCTCTTTTGTCATTTTGTGTACATCTGCACATGGATTTTGATTGGGTTTCTTGGTCTGCTTGCCATGGTCCCGCACCTCGCCACTGTTGACGCCTTCTTTGTCGCCGTATCCTCGGTGTGCAACTGCGGTCTGCAGTCGGTGGACGTAGGCGAATGGTCTGCCGGCGCGACGCTTTTCCGGCATTTTCTGTTGCTCCCTGGAGGGGTTGTGATCACCAGCAGCTTTCAACCTCTTCTGCGCCTCTTCATGTTGCACCGCGTGCGGCACGTATTTTACCCCGAAGAGAAGGATACACCACAGGAGGCGCTATTACGGACGAAGAAGCGAGCCGAGGCGCGCCGCTTGCACTACGCTGCTCTCGTGAGCGCCATCACCCCCTTTGTGtacttcgtcgtcgtcaacGGTGCCCTCATGACGCTGCTGTGGGATCTCAACGTCTCACACCTCTCTGCCTTTGACGTGTTCTGCATGACACTCGCTTCATTCCACAGCTCCATCTTCTTACCCATGGAAGCGTACGCGAGGGACGCTGCTGTGACGGGCCTGGTaacagcagcgtgcgcactAGGGTTCACTGCCTTTCCTGTCTTGCTCCGCTTTTTTATGCTGTGCGAGTGGTGCTTGCTGTGGGCTGTACGCCGCCTTACAGGTCTCCTATGCCGCTGCGTCGAGCTCTGTCGCTCGCCTTTGGATGACACTAGTGACGGTGAGGAGAGGAGCGCCAGCGAAACCGAGGACATCTCTGCGGCCTTGCTTCATGCCCCGTCACACCACTCTTACTCTCTCTTGCGCTGCCTAGATAATATGGACGCTGCATTTCGGGAGGCGATGTCGTCTAAAGAGCCAGGCACCTTTCACCCGTTTCTCTTTCGTCCCAGCGAAACGGTCTTTCTGGGCTTCGCGTGGTGCGCCCTGACCCTGATGCAAGCGGCCCCGTTCTGGTATGAGCAGTGGGATGGGGTGCTGCACGGGCACACATGGCAGTACAAGATATACTTATCTCTCTGCCAggccgccgtcgtccgcttcgccgctgcctcctttgtgccgctgctcgagtACAGCAATGCTCATGTAGCGGTAACCATCCTCGCCATGTACCTCCCCGCTCTCCCGATATCGACCGATCGCACGTACCGCAAGTGGAGGCAAATGTTCCGCACCTCCGTCGTCCGCCTGCTCACATCGCGTCTCTTCTGGCTGTTCACTGGAATGGTGCTGATTCTCTTTGCCGAAGAAGCCGAGATGCgggcgcagctgctcaagAGTCGTTTTGACATTATGACGCGCACCTTATTTGAAGTCATCAGCGCCTACGCTGGATGCGGGCTGTCGCTGTCACTGCCCGACTCGAATGTATCATTTGTTGGCTGCACCGACTCCTTTTGCAAGCTCATCATTGCTGCGGTCATCCTCGGCGGTCGGCATCGCTTCGTAGATCTCGGCATCGACTTGGGTTTTAGCTCTCTCCAGTCCGATGTCGATGCGACTTCTTCGAGCGAAAGGATCTCTTCCTCACAGATGTGA
- a CDS encoding conserved hypothetical protein (previous protein_id=AAZ14243.1) translates to MLRRSLLRCQVNRAPARPGPTLYGWGRTEQKRRLEYEATESKYHKRDFNKSWDVAGVEQRYSDFMQVRTYFSIGSRWGTWLYNMIQFYVLSMLPIFAFMHFLHKSIEAYDDSIRKAAWW, encoded by the coding sequence atgctgcgccgctcgctGCTTCGTTGCCAGGTGAACCGGGCTCCGGCTCGACCGGGTCCCACGCTGTACGGCTGGGGTCGCACGGAGCAGAAGCGCCGCCTTGAGTACGAAGCGACGGAGTCCAAGTATCACAAGCGCGATTTCAATAAGTCTTGGGAtgtcgccggcgtcgagcaGCGCTACTCGGACTTTATGCAGGTTCGCACCTATTTCTCCATTGGCTCTCGCTGGGGCACCTGGCTGTACAACATGATTCAGTTCTACGTGCTGTCGATGCTCCCCATCTTCGCCTTTATGCACTTCCTTCACAAGAGCATTGAGGCCTACGACGACAGCATCCGAAAGGCAGCCTGGTGGTAA
- a CDS encoding putative prohibitin (previous protein_id=AAZ14236.1), with protein sequence MAAEARKKMNAYGGFGNIIGMSALVGVGCVSIYALYKSVFFVPGGFRAVKFNCITGLYNRTYGEGANFAIPFLETPVVFDIRNKPIEVPTASGSRDLQTVNMAVRVLYQPNVENLYHIYRHIGVNYAETVLPSLINEIIRAVIAQFNASDLLIKRPEVSHRIGVMLAERAKRFNIDITDVSITQMSFGKEYTNAVEAKQVAQQMAERAKFRVEQAEQEKQAAILLAQGEAEAATLVGNAVKRNPAFLELRGLEAARTIAKTLRDHGNGRYYLDSDSLYVNVKDLKIDHSGTK encoded by the coding sequence ATGGCGGCCGAGGCGCGGAAGAAGATGAACGCGTACGGTGGCTTTGGCAACATCATTGGCATGTCGGCCCTGGTCGGTGTCGGCTGCGTCTCCATTTACGCCCTCTACAAGTCAGTCTTCTTTGTGCCCGGTGGCTTCCGCGCCGTCAAGTTCAACTGCATCACCGGCCTTTACAACCGCACTTACGGCGAAGGCGCCAACTTCGCGATCCCATTTCTAGAAACGCCTGTTGTCTTTGACATCCGCAACAAGCCTATCGAGGTTCCTACAGCGAGCGGTAGCCGTGACTTGCAGACGGTGAACAtggccgtgcgtgtgctttACCAGCCCAACGTCGAGAATCTGTACCACATTTATCGCCACATCGGCGTCAACTACGCGGAGACGGTTCTTCCCTCGCTCATTAACGAGATCATTCGCGCCGTTATTGCGCAATTCAACGCCTCTGACCTTCTCATCAAACGTCCCGAGGTGAGCCACCGCATCGGTGTGATGCTGGCTGAGAGGGCGAAGCGTTTCAACATTGACATCACCGACGTCTCGATCACTCAGATGAGCTTTGGAAAGGAGTACACCAACGCTGTGGAGGCAAagcaggtggcgcagcagatgGCTGAGCGGGCCAAGTTCCGGGTGGAGCAGGCAGAACAGGAAAAGCAGGCGGCCATTCTCCTGGCGCAGGGTGAGGCTGAGGCCGCCACACTCGTTGGCAACGCTGTGAAGCGCAACCCCGCCTTCCTGGAGCTGCGCGGGCTGGAGGCGGCTCGAACAATTGCCAAAACGCTTCGTGATCATGGCAACGGTCGCTACTACCTCGATAGTGACTCGCTCTACGTCAACGTCAAGGACCTCAAAATCGATCATTCCGGGACGAAGTAA
- the ARL2 gene encoding putative ADP-ribosylation factor-like 2, arl2 (previous protein_id=AAZ14242.1) — translation MGLLSIIKKTKRKEREMRILMLGLDNAGKTTCVKKLCGKDTSLISPTLGFQITALTFRGCTLNVWDVGGQQSLRSYWRNYFESTDGLVWVVDSNDVERLLMCKEELHHLLQEERLAGASLLVFLNKIDIPTALSPQEIAGLLDVDTIRQGKRHVHLCACSARTGEGLLDGISWMVDDVSKRMYFSS, via the coding sequence ATGGGGCTTCTCTCTATCATCAAGAAGACGAAGCGTAAGGAGCGTGAAATGCGCATCCTTATGCTAGGCCTGGACAACGCCGGGAAAACGACGTGCGTCAAAAAGCTCTGCGGGAAGGACACGAGCTTGATTAGCCCCACTCTCGGCTTTCAGATTACTGCTCTGACGTTTCGTGGGTGCACGCTGAACGTGTGGGATGTGGGTGGTCAGCAAAGCTTGCGCAGCTACTGGCGCAACTACTTTGAAAGCACAGATGGTCTTGTGTGGGTGGTCGACAGCAATGACGTGGAGAGACTGCTAATGTgcaaggaggagctgcatCACCTCCTGCAGGAGGAGCGACTAGCCGGAGCGAGTTTGCTCGTCTTCCTCAATAAGATCGACATTCCCACTGCGTTATCGCCGCAGGAGATTGCCGGCCTGCTTGATGTAGACACGATTCGACAAGGCAAGCGCCACGTACACCTTTGCGCGTGTAGTGCCAGAACCGGTGAGGGCTTGCTAGACGGCATTTCGTGGATGGTAGACGACGTGTCAAAGCGCATGTATTTCTCAAGCTAG
- a CDS encoding conserved hypothetical protein (previous protein_id=AAZ14238.1) — MPLAEESARHRVRKLAGMGKYELAEALLQSDCAQSEVALSAAATQLERDGAHQWNALQRAEGQCLLQQRRAASQEKRVHFERLLRSQAERRRADEEELARFAASETVKLQTMRIAVPREVLVLKQQETELRWESRFSEAAKRRRDAARLERELLGAYLSSRGSLLEHRITRQAAALLKRETIALEKDDASVAALQAKHTGHRRCTVAQLRHIKDGMLAAQRRAHRHLQETHARDGMLSATHTRAQRGTALEKRVYGDAYRLPSLCELYGSLMKDRPSTSPAV; from the coding sequence ATGCCGCTAGCTGAGGAAAGTGCACGCCACCGCGTGCGGAAACTCGCTGGCATGGGTAAATATGAGCTCGCTGAAGCGCTTCTGCAAAGCGATTGTGCTCAGAGCGAAGTGGCGCTCTCTGCGGCGGCCACGCAGTTGGAAAGAGACGGTGCCCATCAGTGgaatgcgctgcagcgagccGAAGGTCAATGCCtcttgcagcagcggcgcgccgcatcgcAAGAGAAGCGCGTACACTTTGAGCGTCTTCTTCGCTCACAAGCTGAACGACGCCGagcggacgaggaggagctggcccGGTTCGCTGCCTCTGAGACTGTGAAACTGCAAACCATGCGGATAGCTGTCCCTCGCGAGGTGCTGGTACTGAAACAGCAGGAGACAGAGCTGAGGTGGGAAAGCAGGTTTTCTGAGGCTGccaagcgccgccgcgatgcggcgcgcctAGAAAGAGAGCTCTTGGGCGCCTATTTGTCCAGTCGAGGAAGCTTGCTCGAACATCGTATCACTCGCCAGGCGGCTGCTTTGCTCAAGCGGGAAACTATAGCGCTAGAAAAGGATGATGccagcgtcgctgcgctgcaggcgaagcaTACAGGGCATCGTCGGTGTaccgtggcgcagctgagaCACATCAAGGATGGGATGCTCGCCGCACAGAGGCGCGCTCATCGCCATTTGCAGGagacgcatgcgcgcgacGGCATGCTCAGCGCTACGCACACCAGGGCTCAGCGCGGCACTGCACTGGAAAAGCGTGTGTATGGCGATGCCTACCGTCTGCCGTCGTTGTGCGAGCTGTACGGCTCTCTAATGAAAGACCGTCCTTCTACCTCGCCAGCTGTGTAG
- a CDS encoding conserved hypothetical protein (previous protein_id=AAZ14239.1), which translates to MMKPTSPNFMAQGIWAGFRYYIGHFFYPNMYREFLSVQNAHKVERALRLQKAIKANKIDYRALLALPVTDHAHPYKMEYPWEKVMQSDARDLGFYGKWYASKMMCFYEGLQFHKWGCLQDDLINAHGWWNRAARTRAPKDKVVHGDRRVMRARVLKDKYIYEPKDRWVHPVDNVAYFGPYVMMVADEWEEKWGFFAGQEVEY; encoded by the coding sequence ATGATGAAGCCGACGTCCCCCAACTTCATGGCGCAGGGCATCTGGGCCGGTTTCCGCTACTACATTGGCCACTTCTTCTACCCAAACATGTACCGCGAGTTCCTCTCCGTGCAGAATGCGCACAAGGTGGAACGCGCGCTCCGTTTGCAGAAGGCCATCAAGGCGAACAAGATCGACTACCGCGCccttctcgccctccctGTCACGGACCACGCCCATCCTTACAAGATGGAGTACCCGTGGGAGAAGGTCATGCAGAGCGACGCGCGCGACTTAGGCTTCTACGGCAAGTGGTATGCCAGCAAAATGATGTGTTTCTACGAGGGCCTTCAGTTCCACAAGTGGGGCTGCCTTCAGGACGACCTCATCAACGCTCACGGCTGGTGGAACCGTGCTgcccgcacgcgtgcgccgaAGGACAAGGTTGTGCACGGCGACCGTCGTGTGATGCGTGCCCGTGTGCTCAAGGACAAGTACATCTACGAGCCAAAGGATCGCTGGGTGCACCCTGTCGACAACGTTGCATACTTCGGTCCCTATGTCATGATGGTGGCTGATGAATGGGAGGAGAAGTGGGGTTTTTTTGCTGGCCAGGAGGTGGAATACTag
- a CDS encoding putative coatomer zeta subunit (previous protein_id=AAZ14240.1) encodes MAFLHRVQAVVALDNTGSRIFAKYFIGEDTPESSKALAPFEKQRSLEHAVFQAIHDPRRGNHVVYESEILVVEGHIALFHISEDVTIIVIGAGSENEVVLSNVLMGLVDALRQELNTPSLTARLLLENYCALLMTIDEMLDEGIILETDSATVANDLEPYLVDVSNDTARAALTGVNKYLRDNL; translated from the coding sequence ATGGCCTTCCTGCACCGAGTacaggcggtggtggcactGGACAACACCGGCAGCCGCATCTTTGCCAAGTACTTCATCGGGGAGGACACCCCCGAGTCTTCTAAGGCGCTCGCGCCTTTTGAAAAGCAGCGCTCGCTGGAGCACGCCGTCTTTCAAGCCATTCACGACCCGCGACGCGGCAACCACGTCGTCTACGAGAGCGAGATTCTCGTGGTGGAAGGGCACATTGCCCTCTTTCACATCAGCGAAGATGTAACGATCATTGTCATTGGCGCCGGCTCTGAGAATGAAGTGGTGCTGTCAAACGTGTTGATGGGGCTGGTAGATGCACTGCGCCAAGAACTCAACACACCCTCTCTGACAGCGCGTCTGTTACTGGAGAACTACTGTGCTCTTCTCATGACAATCGATGAGATGCTGGATGAGGGAATCATCCTAGAAACAGACTCGGCCACTGTGGCGAACGACTTGGAGCCCTACTTGGTCGACGTTAGCAACGACACGGCGCGGGCCGCCCTCACTGGTGTCAACAAGTACCTGCGTGATAATTTGTAG